In the genome of Candidatus Cloacimonadaceae bacterium, the window CGATGACAAAGATTCAGAAGGGGTCTATACCGGCAAGCTGTTTGAACTGCTCAGAATTGGCAAACCGATCCTCGCCCTGGGTCCGAAACGTGGGTTGGTCAAAGACCTGATCGAGCAAAGCAACGCCGGCGAATATGCTTACATCGGTAGCTCGGACGAGATTGTAACAGCCTTCAAGCGTCTTCGTGTAGCTTCCAAAAGCTATCACACCCAGCCCGAAACCTACGAAAGATTTTCTCGCGAACGCCTCAGCACGGCTTTGATGAAACTCTATGAATGAGCTGCGTTCACTGATTAAAATACCGCTCATGCTGCTCACCTGGATGCTTTATCGGGTGAAACAGATCATTACCCCACTGGAAAAGAAAGATCCCCAAATGATCCTTGTTTTGTATCTCTCCGGCATGGGTGATATCTTGTGCGCGAGCCCTTTTCTGAAAAGGCTTAAGGATAGATTCCCTCATACTGAGCTGCATGGCTGTCTGCCGGTTGAATTCGTCAATCTGCAAAAGGACTTCTTCCGATTTGACAAATACATCGCGCATCGAAACTATCACAATACCCTGAAACAGATCAACACCGGACACTACGACATGATCATCATCCCCGGCTGGCTGATGCGCAATTCCGTGCTGGCGCTCGTCTCAAATGCACGTTCCATTATTGGCTACATCAACGATCTCAGCTTCTCAAACCGCTATCTGAATAGCTTTTTCCTTGAAGCAGTCGGTCTCAAAGCTGAGAAAAAAAGCCAGGATATGCGCACCTCGCACCTCAGCGAAAGGGCGAACCTGATCCTTGAACACTTTGGCGTCTCCCCAATCCGATCCCGCGATCTTCAGATCGAAAGACAATTCCCCGCTGAGGATTATACCGTGATCCATGCCGGTGCCGGATTCGAGGGCAGGAGATGGCCTGAAAAGCGTTTTGCCAAAGTGATCAATCATTTGTTGGATACCAAGATATGCGCGGAAGTGCGGCTCATCGGAGACGGATTTGACAGCGATATTAACCGCCGGATATTGAGCATCCTTCCCGGTAGGAATGTGATCGATCACGCAGGAAAAATAAACCTTTACCAATCCAAGGAAATCATCTCTAAAGCCAAGCTATTCATCGGCAACGATTCAGGGCCAATGCACATCGCCGCGCTTTGTGGGATACCCAGCTTGGGATTATTGGGACCTAATTTTCCCCACATCAGCGGTCCTCTGGGTACGAGGTCCGTTTCCGTGTGGCACATATTTCCCTGTAGCGGCTGCAATCAACGTGGTTGCGCATTTGGCTACCGCTGCATGAAATCCATTACCGCGGAGGAAGTCATTACTGCGATCAACTCACTATTGACGGATATATGAAAGAACTAAAGATACTAAACATCGTTACGAGATTAAACATCGGCGGAGTCTCCATCCACGTAGTGCAGATTTCACAGATGTTCAACAGCGGAAGATATAGCTCGATAGTGCTTTACGGCGACGTGGAGAACAACGAAAAAGACATGCTCTATCTGGCGAATCAATATGACTTTCCGATGATCAATCTTCCGTCGATGGGCAGATCGAACAATCCCCTGGAGGATATACTACTGATCTGGAAAGTCTTTAAGGTCATCAAAAAACTGAAGCCGGACATCGTGCACACCCACACCGCAAAAGCAGGTTTTATTGGCAGAACCGCAGCCTGGCTGGCAAAGACGCCGATCATCCTGCATACCTTTCATGGAAACAATTTCAGCGGATATTTCGGCAAACTGATGAGCGCTTTTTCCATCAATGCTGAACGTCTCTTGGCAAGCATCAGCACCCGCATCATCGCCATCAGCGAACAGCAACGCGATGAATTGATCAAATTCCGCATCTGCCCAAAGGAAAAAACGCGGATCATCCATCTCGGTTTCGATTTCTCCAAGATCACCCACTCCGCAAGCGATGTCGGAGCTTTCAAAGCAGCATACAGCATCGCCTCGAACCATAAGTTCATCGCTTTCGTCGGCAGATTGACTGCGATCAAAAACCCGCATCAGTTCATCAAAATCGCCTCCGCCGTGTTGGAAAGCCGCCAAGACGTCGTTTTCGCCTTCGTGGGCGATGGTGAAATGGCGGAGGAATTGAAAAAGGAAGTGCGGCGGCTTGGCTTTCAGGAAAACATCATTTTCACCGGTTTCATCCAAGATTTGAAACCATTATATGCCGATCTGGATATTTTGCTTTTGACATCAAGCAACGAAGGCACGCCGGTGGCGATTATCGAAGCCATGGCAAACCGCAAGATCGTCGTTGCAAGCAGGGTCGGGGGCATCCCCAATCTCATCACTCACACCAAAAGCGGTTTCCTCTTCCCGCCCTGGGACACCAATAGCTTTTTCAAAACGATAGAATCCATTTTAGCCGTCCCAGCAGATTATCTTGAGATCGCGGAAAACGGTTATCAAAAAATCACTCGCGACTATTCCACCCAGCGATTCAAAACCGAAATGGAAAACCTCCTAAACGAATTGACGCCATCTTCCTGAATACCGGCAAAGCAAGAGGCTTGCTGCAAGTATGTTCAACTGTGGCAGTCCTGGATATTATCTTGGAATATCGATCAAATTGAGCACTTCAATCGCGCCCATCCACGCTATCGCTATCCAGGGATAAATAAACCGGCTTGGCTCTGCTTGATGGCAAATGGCAATATCACCATTTTACCGATCAAGAAGCGCCAAGCCGTGAGACTATTTGGCGAAACTCCCGAGCCTCATAGCTTACCCGCTACTTCCAACGTGGAAAATATCCAGATGGACAGCAGGTATCAAAGATAGCTCTTCTGTTTCAAGTTATTTCATTAGCACCATTTTCTTCGTGCTGCTGTAGGAGCCGGATTTGAGATGGAAGTAATATACTCCACTGCTCACGGATAGACCGCGATCGTCGGTTCCGTTCCACTGCACGCTGTGATTTCCCTTGGCTGAAGTTTGCATCGAGAAGGTCTTGACAGTTTGACCCCTCTGATTGAAGATCACGATCTCGACAGGTTCCGCTTTGGCGGTATAGAATTCGATCGTGGTGCTGGGATTGAAGGGGTTGGGATAGTTGCCGATCAATCTGGTGCTTGCGGGCGTGAGGACTTCATCGTCGTTTGCCACGCCACCCCAATCGCTGAGCATTCTGGCTGTCACCTGCGGGGTTTGGTTGAATTGGTTCGCGAGGACGACAACGGAGAAATTGCCAGTGGGAATGTTCTGACCGATGTAATCTACATCATAGAAAGAAGTTCTGAACACGATCGTGCCACTGGCATCTTCCAGATAATAGTTCTGACCATTGGCAAAGGCGCCGCTGGCTCCGACAAAATGGACATGGTCGATCTTGACCAGGCGGGCTTGATACATTTCTATGTTGGCATTGATTTGAGCGATCGTGACCATCGGGATATAGACAGGATTGCCGGTGGAAGCCGGAGCTCCGGGATTTGACGCGGGGGTGAACTGCAGCATGTTGTTATAGCGTGCGATCGTTCCGGTGAGTCCGGTGATACCGTCATAAAGGGCATAGGTCGTGGTGATGATTCCCGATGGATCGTCGATGAGCACGCCAGCGCCGTTGTCCTGCACATATTTCTGGCCTCTGAAGTTTTGTTTGAAGGTCAGGACCACTTGTCCGGTGATCTGGAATATAGTGCCATCCCCCGGGGTCTGCGCTCTGAGTTGGGAAAGATTGCTGATCGGCTGAGCAAATGAATAAACCGCTGTCACGATCTGGCTGGGATCAAGCTGAGGAGCTTTGGCCATGGCTTTGATGGTAGTGGTGGTCGATACAAGGATCGGCGCAGTATATTGGGGCGAGCTGAGCGTCGGATTCGTACCGTTGGTCGTATAATATATCACCGCTCCTGGAGTAGGACAGGTAATCGTCACATTCTGGGGTGCGGAATAGATACCTGCGGGGGGGGTGAATACTGGCAGAGCCGTGGCCCCCTGTGTGGAAGCAACGATCTGGATGTTGTCAAAACGGTTGTTTCCGACCGCTGAGCTTGCCCCCGTCAGGATGATGCGGATCTTGAAGTTGGCGTTGTTGTCCGAGCCCTGCACACCGGCAAAACTCATCGTAACAAGCTGAGTGCTGACCCAGTTGTTCTCATAACCGGAGATATCGACCGTTTGCCTTGTGACGAAGTTGGATCCATCAGTGGAATATTGGATCTCATGTGTAGTAAATCCGGTGGAAGTCCTGCGGGTTGGATAGGTCAACACCAAGTTCTCAAAACCGGTGGTCGGCACATTCATCGTGAAGAACGCACCATTGTTCACCATATCCAGACCTCCGCGGGGAGCAAAGCTACCACCGTTGGATTCACCGGTCACACCGTTGATGGTCGTGCCGGTAAAAGAATAGGCCTCAGTGAAAGTAAAGTTGATCTGGCCGTTTCCGGTTGTGGCTTGGATGGGTTGAGTCCAGTTCTGGTCTGTACCGGGAGCGCCGGTATTGAAGTTCCAGTAATAGACCAGCGTCTGCGCGTTGGCGCAGAGTATCGCCAGCATAGTGGCTATGATCAAGATGATCGTTTTCATAATTCCTCCAGGAATTTTTCTTAAGATGCTAATTTATTACCCATGATCTTCACCATGGTATTACATCACTGATAGTGCACAATATAGAAAGGATCCCGCAAGCAGGATACTATCAGTCCGGTCAAGGATTCCACCGTGACCGGGTATCAATTTCGAACTGTCTTTGACATCGCAAAAGCGTTTTAGCATACTTTCCGCCAGATCTCCCAACTGACCGATGATCCCAGCCGCGAAAGCTATCAAAAACATCTTCGTCAGCGAAATCAGCGCAAAGCCGCTATAATATAATATAATCACAATCACCATCGGAGCAAACACTCCCGCGAGGAATCCTTCCAGCGATTTGCGGGGACTCACTTCCGTCATGTTTCGGTGCTTGCCAAAACGCATGCCAACGAAGTAGGCGACGCTGTCCACGATCCAAATCATGATTATGAGAGCAAATAATATTTTCTCCCCAGAATAGTCAAGTCCTATTCTCGCGATCATCGCGGGGATCATGCCGAGATAGACTGCGCCGAAGATGATGGCAAAAACTCGCTTGAGTGATTTGTCCTTTGCCCAGCTAACGAGCCCGTCGAGCATAGCTAAGAAAAACACCGCCCAGAGAAGCACGATATCCATCGATCGAGTTATGATCATTGCAAGATACAACCCGCAGTAGGCAATCACCCAGATCCATGATATCCTGATCCCCGGATTGCGCAGCATAGTGATAAACTCCATCCCTCCCAACAGGGTGACCAGAAAAAACATCGCAATCAGCGGGACTCCACCATAAAACAACGCCGCGAGCAACATTGGGATGAAAAACAACGATACGCCCACGCGTTTGTTTAGCTCTGTCATGGCTGATTCACTCCTCCGAAACGGCGGTTGCGGGATTGATAATCGATCAGGGCTTTGAGCATTTCAATCTTGCTGAAATCTGGCCAAAGAGTTTGAGTGACAAATATCTCCGCATAAGCGGATTGCCAGAGCAGGAAATTTGACAGCCGCATCTCACCGCTGGTTCTGATGATCAGATCAGGATCGGGTTGTCCGGCGGTATAAAGATATGCTTGAAATCCTTCGGGATCGAGGGTTTCGATCAGATCGGGGGTTGTTTTTGCAGCGGAAAAGAGTTTTTTGATCCCTTCGATGACTTCCAGCCTCCCACCATAGTTGAATGCGATATTGACCTTGAGTCCGGTGTTTTGATTGGTCATGGCAGCGATGGCTTTGATGTCTTTCAGATATTGAGGATCGAGTCTCTGTTCGGAACCGATGAATTGGACATAGATGTTGCGCTTGTTCAGCTCTGGGATCTCCTTGAACAGTCGTTCCTTGAGCATTTTGAGCAGCGCCTTGACCTCGCCAGCGGGACGGTTCCAGTTTTC includes:
- a CDS encoding isoprenyl transferase → MNNYQELLPQIDKDKLPKHIGIIMDGNGRWAKLRNRPRIYGHRAGAKSTRQVVELAVELGLQYLTFYAFSTENWNRPAGEVKALLKMLKERLFKEIPELNKRNIYVQFIGSEQRLDPQYLKDIKAIAAMTNQNTGLKVNIAFNYGGRLEVIEGIKKLFSAAKTTPDLIETLDPEGFQAYLYTAGQPDPDLIIRTSGEMRLSNFLLWQSAYAEIFVTQTLWPDFSKIEMLKALIDYQSRNRRFGGVNQP
- a CDS encoding phosphatidate cytidylyltransferase, whose product is MTELNKRVGVSLFFIPMLLAALFYGGVPLIAMFFLVTLLGGMEFITMLRNPGIRISWIWVIAYCGLYLAMIITRSMDIVLLWAVFFLAMLDGLVSWAKDKSLKRVFAIIFGAVYLGMIPAMIARIGLDYSGEKILFALIIMIWIVDSVAYFVGMRFGKHRNMTEVSPRKSLEGFLAGVFAPMVIVIILYYSGFALISLTKMFLIAFAAGIIGQLGDLAESMLKRFCDVKDSSKLIPGHGGILDRTDSILLAGSFLYCALSVM
- a CDS encoding glycosyltransferase family 9 protein, producing the protein MNELRSLIKIPLMLLTWMLYRVKQIITPLEKKDPQMILVLYLSGMGDILCASPFLKRLKDRFPHTELHGCLPVEFVNLQKDFFRFDKYIAHRNYHNTLKQINTGHYDMIIIPGWLMRNSVLALVSNARSIIGYINDLSFSNRYLNSFFLEAVGLKAEKKSQDMRTSHLSERANLILEHFGVSPIRSRDLQIERQFPAEDYTVIHAGAGFEGRRWPEKRFAKVINHLLDTKICAEVRLIGDGFDSDINRRILSILPGRNVIDHAGKINLYQSKEIISKAKLFIGNDSGPMHIAALCGIPSLGLLGPNFPHISGPLGTRSVSVWHIFPCSGCNQRGCAFGYRCMKSITAEEVITAINSLLTDI
- a CDS encoding chitobiase/beta-hexosaminidase C-terminal domain-containing protein produces the protein MKTIILIIATMLAILCANAQTLVYYWNFNTGAPGTDQNWTQPIQATTGNGQINFTFTEAYSFTGTTINGVTGESNGGSFAPRGGLDMVNNGAFFTMNVPTTGFENLVLTYPTRRTSTGFTTHEIQYSTDGSNFVTRQTVDISGYENNWVSTQLVTMSFAGVQGSDNNANFKIRIILTGASSAVGNNRFDNIQIVASTQGATALPVFTPPAGIYSAPQNVTITCPTPGAVIYYTTNGTNPTLSSPQYTAPILVSTTTTIKAMAKAPQLDPSQIVTAVYSFAQPISNLSQLRAQTPGDGTIFQITGQVVLTFKQNFRGQKYVQDNGAGVLIDDPSGIITTTYALYDGITGLTGTIARYNNMLQFTPASNPGAPASTGNPVYIPMVTIAQINANIEMYQARLVKIDHVHFVGASGAFANGQNYYLEDASGTIVFRTSFYDVDYIGQNIPTGNFSVVVLANQFNQTPQVTARMLSDWGGVANDDEVLTPASTRLIGNYPNPFNPSTTIEFYTAKAEPVEIVIFNQRGQTVKTFSMQTSAKGNHSVQWNGTDDRGLSVSSGVYYFHLKSGSYSSTKKMVLMK
- a CDS encoding glycosyltransferase family 4 protein, which encodes MKELKILNIVTRLNIGGVSIHVVQISQMFNSGRYSSIVLYGDVENNEKDMLYLANQYDFPMINLPSMGRSNNPLEDILLIWKVFKVIKKLKPDIVHTHTAKAGFIGRTAAWLAKTPIILHTFHGNNFSGYFGKLMSAFSINAERLLASISTRIIAISEQQRDELIKFRICPKEKTRIIHLGFDFSKITHSASDVGAFKAAYSIASNHKFIAFVGRLTAIKNPHQFIKIASAVLESRQDVVFAFVGDGEMAEELKKEVRRLGFQENIIFTGFIQDLKPLYADLDILLLTSSNEGTPVAIIEAMANRKIVVASRVGGIPNLITHTKSGFLFPPWDTNSFFKTIESILAVPADYLEIAENGYQKITRDYSTQRFKTEMENLLNELTPSS